AGTTATAATAGTGCATTAATTTCTACAATAATAGTTGTATTAACAGTTGGATTTGCTAATTTCTTTACAATATTGGAGCCAGCATTAAATGGAGATATTAAATCTGCAGCTTGGTCTATTGCAGGACCAATTATATTTACAATTATGGCTTTACTAATGTATTCAAAATATGAAAAGAAATCAAATAAATTGAAAAAATGAAAGAAGTAGAATCATATAATTAATAATACTTTTATAAAAAGCACCTCACAGGTAAAATACTTGTGAGGTGCTTTAATATTTATTCATAAATTCCATTTACTATTCTTTTGAATCTGCTGAAAGGTACTTGAGGAGATATGCTAAATCTAGGTAATTCATATTTGTTTAAATCTTTAGTTACATATCCTGGTTTAATAGTAAATGCCATTTCGTAACCTGTATCTTTTAAGTATTTAATAGTGTTTTCATCATATACTCCATAAGGATATGAAAAATATTTAGCATTTAATAAATTTTTGCTCATAGTTAAGTCGTTTATAATAGTTTTTTTATCTGAAGCTAATAATAACTTGTTTCCATTTTTATCTACATCATGAAGTTTATATGTATGACTTTCATAATCAAATACATCTTCATATTTATACGCTTCATGTATGCTTAAAGATTGGGTACTACTTGGATTAAAAGATGCTTGTATATCATCTACTCTATATCCTAACATAAATATGGTGCCTCTAAAATTATATTTTTTCATTATAGGATAAGCATATAATGCATTGCTTAAATATCCATCATCAAAAGTTATAACTACAGTTTTTTCTGGGAAAGTAATTTCTCCATTTAAAAAGGATTGCAATTCGTCCAATGTTGCAGTATAAAAACCATTTTCATATAAATAATTCATTTGCTCTTCAAAAGTTTCTAAAGATAATACGCTATTATTTTCAGACCAATTATATTTATCTATGTCTTCTTGTTTTAATATGTGATGATATAAAAGTACTGGAATTTTTTCTGCCTTTTTTTCACTTATTTGATTTTTTAGTTTTAATATTTCATTACGCAATCTTTTATTTTCTTCATGGAGCAATTGATATTTTTCTTCTAAGTTTTCTATATTGTTTTCTGCATAGGCAATACCAATAGTTTGTCCTAATAAAATTATTGTTATTAGAAATATTATTTTTAATTTTTTCATATGAGCACTCCTTTTCTGTAAAATGAGTTGGAAAAACTAATGAATAATAGTACTAGAGATATATCTCTAGTACTATTAAAATTTTAATTATATTATTTCTAAATTATCAGGTTCTTTTGTATCTTCTTCTACTTTTTCTAATTCAACATCTTCTTCGATTGATTGTTCTTTTTCTCGAGTTTCGACTATAAGTCTCATAGCAGTTCTATTTTCTCCGTCAATTTCTACATCTACAAAAGCGGGAATAGTAATTAAATCCACTTCATCTGATGTAATAAAGTTTCTAGCTGATGCTATTGCCTTTATAGCTTGATTTACTGCTCCAGCACCTATAGCTTGTAAAGCTACTTCATCTTCCTTTTCAAGAGCAGCTAATAATGCTCCAGCAACAGAAGCTGGTTTTGAATCACTTGCTACTTTTAATATAGTCATTTAAAACATTTCCCCCTTTTAATATTTCATATTATTGCCTATATAAGAGTATATCATAAAAAAAGGGCTTAGTGAACTACTTATAAAGGATGAAATCAAATTATTTGAAAAGGTAAAAGACTATTGGTAAATATAATGATATAATTTACTTAGCATAGGTATATTCAATACTAATATGGGTATATAATTCAATGTCAGGAGAGATATATATGATATTAGGATGTTTAATTACAATCATAGTTTTTATATTTGTACTTATTATTTTTATTTTTACAGGTACAGCTATTACTTTTAGTTTAATGGCTAGAATATTAATTCCTCTGCTACTTATATGGCTAGGAATAAAGATTATTAAAAGCTTTTGTTAAAATTTTTAAATAATAAAAGGAGTGGTGTTAGTATGTTGTGGAATATATTACTATTGTTTTTTATGATTTCAGCACTTCAACCTGCAATTAAACAGGCAGTATTAAAAGCTTCTAGGCAAAATTTAATATCAAAAATAGAAAAGAAACGTAATTCGAGAGTTATTACCCTTATCCATAGACAAGAGACCATAAGTTTACTTGGATTTCCAGTTATGCGTTATATTGACATTAATGATTCAGAACGAATTATAAGTGTTATACAAATGACAGATCCTGATATGCCAATAGATGTGATATTACATACACCAGGAGGATTAGCGTTAGCTGCTTTGCAAATAGCCAGTGCTTTAAGAAAGCATAGAGGAAAGGTTACGGGGTACATGTACCTTATTATGCTATGTCAGGAGGCACTCTTATAGCTTTAGCAGCAGATGAGATAGTTATGGGAGAACATTCTACTTTAGGACCTGTAGACCCGCAGATTGGGCAGTATCCAGCTCCATCTATAGTTAATGTTCTAAAACAAAAAGATGTTTCAGATATTGATGATGAAACCCTTATATTGGCTGATATTTCACAAAAGGCAATAAATCAGTTGGAAGGTTGTATATTAAAACTTTTACCAGACAGGTATTCTGAAGAAGAAAAGAAAAATATTGCTGAAACATTAACTCAAGGTCGCTGGACTCATGATTTTCCAATTAGTGTTGATATAGCAAAAAGTTTAGGACTTAATGTAAATACTGATGTGCCAAAGGAGATATATGCACTTATGGATTTATATCCTCAACCAGTTAGAAGCAGTTCTGATATAAATTATCAGCCTAAATATAGAGAAAAGCAAGAAAATGGAAATTAATTGCTACAATTTTAAGTATAACTGGCTTATTTGCCTTTTGTAATCCTAATTTTCATGGGCTTTAAGCCAGTTTTTAAAATTTTCTTTTCAGTATTCACCTCCTATATGCCTAAAAATATTCTTTTATATAAAAAATTAGGAAGATTATTCTTTTTTATTTTCTGTGCAGTTTTTTCTATATCGTATGGAAGTCTAATATATTTTATGCTTTTTTCAACAGTATCATATATTACAAAACAACTTTTATTATTATAATCTCTAGGTTGTCCTACAGAGCCTATATTGAATATATAGCCTTTGTTTTCTTCTAATTGTATTTTATAATCGTAATCTATATGAGATGTCATCTCTATCGTTGCAGGAGAGTTACTTTTATCTAAAACATAGTATTTAGGAACATGGGTATGTCCTACAAATAATAATTTTGTTTCCATTACTTGAAAATTTTCGTATGCGTCATATATATTATATAAGTATAAAAATTCTTCTGGGTTTATCAATGTTCCATGAGATATGGTAAAGTTTTCTTCTTTATATAATTTTGTTAATGGTAAATTTTTTAATATATTTTTATTTTCTATTGTTAGTTCATTTATAGTCCAAAGCAAAGCTTCTTTAGCTATTGGATTAAAATAATCTAAAAATTCTATATGTGTTACAGCAAAATCGTGATTACCTTGTATGCAATCATATTTTTTTACAAGCTGTACACATTCGTTTGGATTTGCCATGTATCCTACTATATCTCCAAGAACTATTATATTATTCACTTTTTCTTCAGTAGTTAAATATTCTAATACTTTTTCTAGAGCTTCCAAATTTCCATGAATATCGCTTATTAATCCAATTTTCAATATAGTAGCCTCCTTATATTATAAGATAATAAGACCATCTTACAAGTAAAAGATGGTCTTATTATCTTATTAATTATTTTGCTAATTCGTATATCGCCTTTCCATATATTCTAGTTAAGAGCAATAGATGGTCTATAGATATAAACTCATTTGGCTGATGAGCTAATTCTTCTTGATCTGGAAGTACAGGTCCAAATGCTACTGCATTTTCCATAGCCCTAGCATAGGTTCCGCCACCTATAACTAATGGTTCATTTTCTTCATCTCCTGTTTCTTCTCTATATACTTTCATCAATTTTTGAACTAAAAAATGATCTTCTGGAATATACAAAGGCTTCATTTCATCGTCGTCTTCAATTAGTTCAATCCCTGTACCCTTTAAATTTTCTCTAATTCCATCATATACTTGTTGAGCTGTAAATGTAATAGGGTATCTTATATTTATGGATAGTACTATTTTGTCATCTTCCATGCGTATAACTCCTGGGTTGAAGTTTAATTTTCCAGATACTTCATCTTCAAATCCGCATCCTATTCCTTCGCCATGATGTTTAAAGGCTATTTTTTCATTATACATATTTATGAATTTACATATATCACATTCGCAATCTATTATGGTTCCTAAAAACTGCATTATATAGGTTATAGCATTTTTACCTTTTTCAGGAGTAGAACCATGAGCTGAAACTCCTTTTGCTTTTATTGTGAAAGTGAACCCTTTCCTTTCTAGAATCATTTGATATTGATTCTTTTCCATAAATTTATCAAAGGCGTCTTCCACTAGTTTACTATCTTTAGTTTCTAATGTAACTTCACAGTAGTCTGGAACCATGTTTACTGCACTTCCACCTTTTATATTTTTTATTACTATATTGTTTGCACAATTGGTATTTATGTCTTTAACTAAATCAAATTTGATGATCCCTTTTTCGCCATGAATAACAGGGAAATTAGCATCGGGAGTAAATCCAATATCTGGAGATTTTTCGTGTTCAAAATAATATTTCATACATCCCCAGCCTGTTTCTTCATTAGTACCAAATATAAGTCTTACTTTTTTGTTTAAAGGTACTTTCATATCCTTTAGTATGTTCATAGCATGTAAAACTGCCATAGCAGGTCCTTTATCATCTATAGAACCTCTACCATATAGTTTTCCATCATGTATTTCTGCTGCATAAGGTGGATATTTCCATCCATCTCCTTCAGGCACCACATCTAGGTGAACTAATATTCCTAATGTTTCTTCACCTTCACCAAATTCTGCATATCCTGCATATCCATCTAAATTTTTAGTTTTAAATCCCATTTGTTCTGCTAAATTTAGAGCATATTCTAGTGCTTTATAAGGACCTTCTCCAAAAGGCATACCTTCTTTTGGTTCATCTTCAACACTTTTTATTTTTATAATCTCTTGAGTTGTGGATATTATATCATCTTTTCTTTGTTCTACCATTTCTTTAATATTCATACACACTCCTGGTATTTATAATTACCAGGATTTCACCACCTTTCTTTTTTATTCAATGAATTTAATAAAATCATTGCTTTTTAATATATTAACATATTGTATCAGTCTTTCATATAAAGGCTCTGCTTTTTCACCAAATTTTTCTTCTATAAGTTTACCAATTTGATATATATTATTGTTACCATCTATGTTGCTCCATATAAAGCTACCTATTTCATCTAAATCGATTTTTAAATTTTCAGGAGCAAAGAATAACTTTATAGCTATTTTTTCAATAAAAGAGTCTCTGGGAACTATCAATTGAATATTACCATTACTTTTTACTTTATATTTAATTTTTTCCGATTTAATAGGTATAAGTGTTAAGTAGTTTTTATCCTTTTTTTCTTTTTTATTTCGTATCAATTTTATTATACACCTCAATTAGGAAAAATTATCTTGGGGATGTCCCCAAGATAATTTTTAGTTTTCTTCAGTTTTTTTCCATAGTGAATTTTTTAATAGACTTATTGCCAATAGTGTGAAAAATACTATTGCTCCGACCTTGCCTAAAGCTTCATTACCAAATGCTATTTTATCTGCTACTGTTAGTGCTTCTCCTTTAGCATTTGTTCCAGCTGGAATTATTGCAAGTACTGCAAGTATAATTCCTATAACGCCTTCTCCAGCTATAAGTCCTGAAGAATATAATACTCCGCTGTCAATTTTTTCTTGAGCAACTTTTTCATCTAATTTCTTGTTGTTTTTCTTACTATCTAATATACCTCTTATAATTCCACCTATCATTATAGGGGTACTTAAGTGGATTGGCAGATATAATCCTACTGCAAATGGAAGTATTTGAACTCCTAATAATTCTACTACTACTCCTATACCTACTCCCATAAATACTAATGCCCATGGAAGATTACCTTCCATAACTCCTTCTATTACAAGTCTCATCATAGCAGATTGTGGAGCAGGAAGTTCTTTAGATCCAAATCCCCATGCACTATCTAGTAGAATTAATACCCATCCTATTACTAATGCTGCTGCTACAACACCAATAAATTCACCAATTTGTTGTTTTTTAGGAGTTGCTCCTACTAAATATCCAGTTTTTAAGTCTTGTGACATATCACCTGCTATAGCAGAAATGATACATATAACTGTACCTACCATTAAGGCACCTATCATTCCTTCTTCGCCAGTAAATCCGATAGCTTTAAATATTATACTTGTAATTAGAAGAGTAGCTATTGTCATACCAGAAACAGGGTTATTACTACTTCCTATTAATCCCACAAGTCTAGCAGAAACTGTTGCAAATAAGAATCCAAATATTGCAATTATAATTGCTCCAGCTAGTCCAACAGGTATAACAGGGGTTATTGCTATGAATAATATTATTATTATTATACCAATTAATGCTGTTCTCATAGACATATCTTGTTCTGTTCTCAATGTTGAAATTTCACTATCTCTATTTTTTAAATCTGATAAAGATTCTTTAAAAGTTTTTACAATTAAAGGTAAGGATTTAATAAGGCTTAATATACCTCCAAAAGCTACTGCTCCTGCACCAATATATCTTAAGTAATTTTCCCATATTTCCCAATATCCTAGTTCAAGTAATGGTTTTGTTGCAGGATATATTATATCTGGTATATATTGTCCAAGATGTGCAAAGAGTGGCATAATTACAAACCAACCTAAAACTGCACCTGCAAGCATATATGCAGAGATAGCAGGTCCAACTATAAATCCAACACCTAATAGTGCAGGGAGTACATCAATTCCTATTGCAGAACCTTTATACGGTTTTATTTCCCATTCTATTTCGCTAGGGAATATTTTAAATCCATCAGCTATAAATTTATATAAAGCACCTATTCCTAAGCCAGAAAATACAGTTTTTGCTTTTACTCCTCCTGTTTCTCCTGCTTTTAATACTTCTGCACAAGCTGTTCCTTCTGGATAAGGTAAAGTACCATGTTCATTAACTATAAGAGCTTTTCTAAGAGGAAGCATGAAGAATACTCCTAGTATACCTCCTATAAGGGCAGTAATAGTGATTTCCATCATATTAGGTTCTGCCATTCCTAATTCTTGAGCCCATATAAATAGTGCAGGTAATGTAAATATTGCTCCTGCTGCTAAAGATTCTCCAGCTGATCCTATAGTTTGTACCATGTTGTTTTCGAGTATAGATTCTTTTTTCATTATGCCTCGTATAACACCCATTGAAATTACTGCTGCAGGTATGGAAGCACTAATGGTCATACCTACCCTTAATCCTATATAGGCATTTGCAGCACCAAATACTACAGACATTATAATTCCTAAAATAATTGATGTGGTAGTAAGTTCAGGCATTGTTTCATTTGCTGAAATATAAGGGGTAAATTCATTATTTTTATTACTTTCATTATCCATAAAAACGCCTCCTTGTTTAAATTTTATAAATAGTACTACTATTAAATAATATATTATATTAAAAAAAAATTGTCAAATACAAGGAGACAGTGAAACATATAGGAAAATTATAAAATTCTAAGAGCATTTTTTCCTAAAACTTTAGCTTGTTCAGTAGGATTTAGCCCTGAATTTTCAATTTCTTTAATGTAACGTTTCATAGATATAAGTGGGAAATCGCTACCAAATAATATTTTGTCTAAAATACCAATTTCTTTTGCAACTCTGTATATGCTTTTGTCATAT
This portion of the Keratinibaculum paraultunense genome encodes:
- the pepV gene encoding dipeptidase PepV; translation: MNIKEMVEQRKDDIISTTQEIIKIKSVEDEPKEGMPFGEGPYKALEYALNLAEQMGFKTKNLDGYAGYAEFGEGEETLGILVHLDVVPEGDGWKYPPYAAEIHDGKLYGRGSIDDKGPAMAVLHAMNILKDMKVPLNKKVRLIFGTNEETGWGCMKYYFEHEKSPDIGFTPDANFPVIHGEKGIIKFDLVKDINTNCANNIVIKNIKGGSAVNMVPDYCEVTLETKDSKLVEDAFDKFMEKNQYQMILERKGFTFTIKAKGVSAHGSTPEKGKNAITYIMQFLGTIIDCECDICKFINMYNEKIAFKHHGEGIGCGFEDEVSGKLNFNPGVIRMEDDKIVLSINIRYPITFTAQQVYDGIRENLKGTGIELIEDDDEMKPLYIPEDHFLVQKLMKVYREETGDEENEPLVIGGGTYARAMENAVAFGPVLPDQEELAHQPNEFISIDHLLLLTRIYGKAIYELAK
- a CDS encoding SDH family Clp fold serine proteinase, yielding MSGGTLIALAADEIVMGEHSTLGPVDPQIGQYPAPSIVNVLKQKDVSDIDDETLILADISQKAINQLEGCILKLLPDRYSEEEKKNIAETLTQGRWTHDFPISVDIAKSLGLNVNTDVPKEIYALMDLYPQPVRSSSDINYQPKYREKQENGN
- a CDS encoding polysaccharide deacetylase family protein, yielding MKKLKIIFLITIILLGQTIGIAYAENNIENLEEKYQLLHEENKRLRNEILKLKNQISEKKAEKIPVLLYHHILKQEDIDKYNWSENNSVLSLETFEEQMNYLYENGFYTATLDELQSFLNGEITFPEKTVVITFDDGYLSNALYAYPIMKKYNFRGTIFMLGYRVDDIQASFNPSSTQSLSIHEAYKYEDVFDYESHTYKLHDVDKNGNKLLLASDKKTIINDLTMSKNLLNAKYFSYPYGVYDENTIKYLKDTGYEMAFTIKPGYVTKDLNKYELPRFSISPQVPFSRFKRIVNGIYE
- a CDS encoding PqqD family protein translates to MIRNKKEKKDKNYLTLIPIKSEKIKYKVKSNGNIQLIVPRDSFIEKIAIKLFFAPENLKIDLDEIGSFIWSNIDGNNNIYQIGKLIEEKFGEKAEPLYERLIQYVNILKSNDFIKFIE
- a CDS encoding OPT family oligopeptide transporter, which codes for MDNESNKNNEFTPYISANETMPELTTTSIILGIIMSVVFGAANAYIGLRVGMTISASIPAAVISMGVIRGIMKKESILENNMVQTIGSAGESLAAGAIFTLPALFIWAQELGMAEPNMMEITITALIGGILGVFFMLPLRKALIVNEHGTLPYPEGTACAEVLKAGETGGVKAKTVFSGLGIGALYKFIADGFKIFPSEIEWEIKPYKGSAIGIDVLPALLGVGFIVGPAISAYMLAGAVLGWFVIMPLFAHLGQYIPDIIYPATKPLLELGYWEIWENYLRYIGAGAVAFGGILSLIKSLPLIVKTFKESLSDLKNRDSEISTLRTEQDMSMRTALIGIIIIILFIAITPVIPVGLAGAIIIAIFGFLFATVSARLVGLIGSSNNPVSGMTIATLLITSIIFKAIGFTGEEGMIGALMVGTVICIISAIAGDMSQDLKTGYLVGATPKKQQIGEFIGVVAAALVIGWVLILLDSAWGFGSKELPAPQSAMMRLVIEGVMEGNLPWALVFMGVGIGVVVELLGVQILPFAVGLYLPIHLSTPIMIGGIIRGILDSKKNNKKLDEKVAQEKIDSGVLYSSGLIAGEGVIGIILAVLAIIPAGTNAKGEALTVADKIAFGNEALGKVGAIVFFTLLAISLLKNSLWKKTEEN
- a CDS encoding SDH family Clp fold serine proteinase; translation: MLWNILLLFFMISALQPAIKQAVLKASRQNLISKIEKKRNSRVITLIHRQETISLLGFPVMRYIDINDSERIISVIQMTDPDMPIDVILHTPGGLALAALQIASALRKHRGKVTGYMYLIMLCQEALL
- a CDS encoding metallophosphoesterase family protein, yielding MKIGLISDIHGNLEALEKVLEYLTTEEKVNNIIVLGDIVGYMANPNECVQLVKKYDCIQGNHDFAVTHIEFLDYFNPIAKEALLWTINELTIENKNILKNLPLTKLYKEENFTISHGTLINPEEFLYLYNIYDAYENFQVMETKLLFVGHTHVPKYYVLDKSNSPATIEMTSHIDYDYKIQLEENKGYIFNIGSVGQPRDYNNKSCFVIYDTVEKSIKYIRLPYDIEKTAQKIKKNNLPNFLYKRIFLGI